In the Leptospira sp. WS4.C2 genome, one interval contains:
- a CDS encoding lyase, which translates to MKIKLFLFLILFTYLPLLAIEIEVKDASGKPLDLVMVTVKAEKPQVAPRDDHGYPPEGLVFTITPEVTMFTNPNGRVQVPFSYAPSVIVRLRKIGFKDQNLRTFPSGSSQSFRMEKVVDMNALVSQYPSNSWVAALDFGEDKDLRKTYLEQCGFCHQQGSFFMRRAFTEGDWEEIINRMMGYGARPHGKAKKKLPGLLSHAYVDLLKHPERVKPGRIWGKELHGAVIREWPMGDSFSQMHDLLYHKKTGLVYVGDNIQDRLWEIDTNTGKTVVYKVPKQPDDELGGLLPGRLRSFQKHETYVGLHSLAESPVDGHIFITPSLQKRITEFDPVTKKFTDHMFADGLYPHTVRIDEEDRVWFTLALSNQVGMFDRKKNTFKNYTLPARTTKESFSLWISGFIVKLMNWGFPMHLLPVDERVSGMPLPYGIDIAPNGNVWFTRLHADTIGVINPKDDSFQLIETPFQGPRRLRIDKENHIWISAFPEGSIAKYTPEDGKFKMYPLPTAVDGVETPYSLNVDRQRHLVWVNGTSSDNLMAMDIKTEEWKVYPMSRKVTFTRDVEFGPDGKAYSCNGAFPSWHIEDGQPTLMEIKQSK; encoded by the coding sequence ATGAAAATTAAACTATTTCTCTTTTTAATACTCTTCACCTATTTACCGTTACTTGCCATTGAAATTGAAGTGAAAGATGCTTCAGGAAAACCTTTGGATTTGGTTATGGTCACGGTCAAAGCCGAAAAACCACAAGTGGCTCCAAGAGATGATCATGGGTATCCACCCGAAGGTTTGGTTTTTACCATCACACCAGAAGTGACGATGTTTACCAATCCCAATGGACGTGTGCAAGTTCCGTTTTCCTATGCGCCCTCTGTGATTGTTCGTTTGCGTAAAATTGGATTCAAAGACCAAAACCTTCGGACCTTTCCTTCTGGTTCGAGTCAGTCCTTTCGGATGGAGAAGGTAGTGGATATGAATGCACTTGTTAGCCAATACCCCTCCAATAGCTGGGTGGCTGCTTTAGATTTTGGGGAAGATAAGGATTTAAGAAAAACCTACCTCGAACAATGCGGGTTTTGTCACCAACAAGGAAGTTTTTTTATGCGTCGGGCTTTTACAGAAGGAGATTGGGAAGAGATCATCAATCGTATGATGGGGTATGGAGCAAGGCCTCATGGCAAAGCCAAAAAAAAGCTCCCAGGCCTTCTTTCGCATGCTTATGTAGATTTACTCAAACATCCAGAGCGTGTGAAACCAGGACGTATCTGGGGAAAAGAATTACATGGAGCAGTGATTCGGGAATGGCCGATGGGGGATAGTTTTTCTCAGATGCATGACCTTTTGTATCATAAAAAAACAGGCCTAGTCTATGTGGGTGACAATATCCAAGACAGACTTTGGGAAATAGATACTAACACAGGTAAAACGGTCGTCTATAAAGTTCCGAAACAACCAGATGACGAACTAGGAGGCCTATTACCGGGAAGGTTACGTTCTTTCCAAAAACATGAAACCTATGTGGGGTTACATTCCCTAGCAGAGTCACCAGTGGATGGACATATATTCATCACACCGTCTTTACAAAAACGAATCACTGAATTTGATCCAGTGACAAAAAAATTTACAGACCATATGTTTGCTGATGGATTGTATCCTCACACTGTTCGTATTGACGAAGAGGATCGTGTTTGGTTTACACTGGCACTTTCCAATCAAGTGGGGATGTTTGATCGTAAAAAAAATACATTCAAAAATTATACTCTTCCTGCAAGAACCACTAAAGAAAGTTTTAGTTTGTGGATCAGTGGGTTCATTGTGAAATTGATGAACTGGGGATTCCCTATGCATTTGTTGCCCGTGGATGAAAGGGTAAGTGGGATGCCACTTCCTTATGGCATTGATATCGCACCTAACGGAAATGTATGGTTTACACGATTACATGCAGATACCATTGGGGTAATCAATCCCAAAGATGATAGTTTTCAATTGATAGAGACTCCCTTCCAAGGACCAAGACGACTACGAATTGATAAAGAGAATCATATTTGGATCTCTGCCTTTCCCGAAGGTTCCATCGCTAAATACACTCCCGAAGATGGAAAATTCAAAATGTATCCACTACCCACAGCAGTGGATGGAGTCGAGACACCCTACTCTCTCAACGTAGACCGACAAAGGCATCTTGTTTGGGTGAATGGTACTTCCTCGGACAACCTCATGGCAATGGATATCAAAACCGAAGAATGGAAAGTGTATCCCATGAGTCGAAAAGTTACCTTTACTCGGGATGTAGAATTTGGACCAGATGGAAAGGCTTATTCCTGCAATGGGGCTTTTCCTAGTTGGCATATTGAAGATGGACAACCCACATTAATGGAAATCAAACAATCAAAATGA
- a CDS encoding NAD-dependent epimerase/dehydratase family protein: MKVLITGGAGYIGTSLIQHIIKTFPNWKILTTDIKPLKGLDGVSNLEFQILDISNRDEVLKVIQNWKPNSIVHLASILNPPPGMSEEIQHKIDVEGTKNVLDGAVLANTEQIIITSSGAAYGYHKDNRDWIEETDPIRGHSAFVYSKHKKEVEEILSNYRINHPGLKQLILRPGTILGATVNNLITDMFRKPFVLGILGHKSPFVFIWDEDVIQIITKGISEIKEGQFNLAGDGAMTLKEISSMIGKPYIAIPALILQSALFLLRMFRLTQYGPDQIDFLRYRPVLSNKQLKGEFGYTPKFTSKETFILYLKAKGVPYYEN, from the coding sequence TTGAAAGTTTTAATCACTGGAGGTGCCGGATACATCGGCACCTCGCTGATCCAACATATAATTAAAACGTTTCCCAATTGGAAAATTCTAACAACCGATATCAAACCACTAAAAGGATTAGATGGTGTATCCAATCTAGAATTTCAAATTTTAGACATTAGCAATCGTGACGAAGTATTAAAGGTAATTCAAAACTGGAAACCGAATTCCATTGTTCACTTAGCTTCCATCTTAAACCCACCACCTGGGATGAGTGAAGAAATCCAACATAAAATTGATGTGGAAGGCACAAAGAACGTGTTAGATGGTGCAGTTTTAGCCAATACAGAACAAATCATCATCACTAGTTCTGGTGCGGCTTATGGGTATCATAAAGACAATCGAGATTGGATTGAGGAAACAGATCCCATCCGTGGGCACTCTGCTTTTGTTTATTCTAAGCACAAAAAGGAAGTGGAAGAAATTCTTTCCAACTACCGCATAAACCACCCTGGTTTAAAACAATTAATTCTAAGACCAGGAACCATCTTAGGGGCTACAGTGAATAACCTAATTACTGATATGTTCCGAAAGCCATTTGTCCTAGGGATATTGGGGCACAAAAGCCCTTTTGTATTCATTTGGGATGAGGATGTGATTCAAATCATCACAAAAGGTATTTCAGAAATAAAAGAAGGACAATTCAATCTGGCAGGGGATGGTGCGATGACATTGAAAGAAATTAGTTCTATGATTGGAAAACCTTACATTGCGATTCCCGCATTGATTTTACAATCGGCGCTTTTTCTTTTGCGGATGTTCCGACTGACCCAATATGGTCCAGACCAAATTGATTTTTTACGTTATCGGCCTGTTTTATCCAACAAACAACTGAAAGGTGAATTTGGATACACACCGAAATTCACATCCAAAGAAACATTCATTTTATACTTAAAAGCAAAAGGGGTTCCCTACTATGAAAATTAA
- a CDS encoding bile acid:sodium symporter family protein: MNYNNDYQIVLGLVLALMIFGVALELRFIAFKAVLQRPISVLAGLIGQTLFLPWITLLITLVLDLPAGIELGMLLVAASPGGNLSNIITHLAHGNTALSVSMTAVSSAFAIITLPLNFTITANLNPITQAMISGTGELHIDSIAIIKGLLILLLFPLALGMAIGNFATKVAHKITPFFKRISSIAFLVFVVVAVGGNWKVFLDNIGFIFLIVVFHNLVALAIGNLIARVFRQDPYNRRAITIEVGMQNSGLALGLILTQFQSEPNMALVAAFWGIWHIVSGLFLVLYWRRFSPIEGT; the protein is encoded by the coding sequence ATGAATTATAATAACGACTACCAAATCGTTTTGGGTCTTGTATTGGCACTGATGATCTTCGGTGTTGCATTGGAACTTAGGTTCATTGCTTTTAAAGCAGTACTACAACGTCCGATCTCTGTATTAGCTGGTCTCATTGGTCAGACTCTCTTTTTACCTTGGATCACTCTTCTGATCACCTTGGTTCTCGACTTACCTGCAGGAATTGAACTAGGCATGTTGTTAGTTGCTGCAAGTCCTGGAGGCAACTTATCCAATATCATCACTCATTTGGCCCATGGAAATACGGCTCTCTCTGTGAGTATGACCGCTGTCTCCAGTGCTTTTGCCATCATCACTTTACCGCTTAACTTTACTATTACGGCAAATTTGAATCCAATCACCCAGGCCATGATTTCAGGAACGGGAGAACTTCATATTGATAGTATAGCTATTATCAAAGGTCTTTTGATTCTTCTTTTATTTCCTTTGGCTCTCGGAATGGCGATTGGTAATTTTGCAACGAAGGTGGCCCATAAAATCACTCCTTTTTTCAAACGGATCTCTTCGATTGCCTTTCTTGTGTTTGTAGTTGTAGCCGTTGGCGGAAACTGGAAAGTATTTTTAGACAATATAGGATTTATTTTTCTAATCGTTGTCTTTCATAATTTGGTAGCTCTTGCGATTGGAAATTTAATTGCAAGAGTCTTTCGCCAAGATCCTTACAATCGCCGTGCCATTACCATTGAAGTAGGAATGCAAAACTCGGGCCTTGCTCTCGGCCTAATTCTGACACAGTTCCAATCGGAACCAAACATGGCTTTGGTGGCTGCTTTTTGGGGGATTTGGCATATTGTTTCGGGACTGTTCCTGGTTCTGTATTGGCGAAGGTTCTCACCGATTGAAGGTACATAA
- a CDS encoding methyl-accepting chemotaxis protein: MKFNSLKTVIVALSVAVIMVLTLGISSFAYIIGKTYIVDAYIGEMKNVARLSGKQIQNFFDQQFILAELNASNPEFAERCIKKDRKYLDPLLANLSQKFGVYENVFLSTAEENPIVFSDATGKAIGFRWGNTGFNENIKAVLQGKPLLSKVNRSPVTQEPVAVLTMPVFQGKQVVAIFAFAISLNHLTDEVVKDVKIGKEGFVAITDKEGQVIGHPDKSLILKLDLQKLDWGKKLLQLKTDEHMEYFFGKEKIATVYDLNQYNIRLATIATKSEILAVVHDMLLKIGIFAIAILSMSIFALSRLITQRLKPISGLRDLFKKMSSGDLSQSLKITHDDEIGELSGDTNSFLVSLRKIVSEIQYISQELATSASQLSTSSDSFSGGAQATAASTEQMSATVEEMSASMENITGSIDIQHNNISQFQIKIQELANSVKQVADEINHTLNRMKSISSQAKEGEQSLTGMNDMISNILKSSDEMKAIIAIINEISDQTQLLALNASIEAARAGDAGRGFAVVAEEISKLSIRTASSIKSISEMINKNSKELDGGAKSIQSSTSLIQEIIKSINDVSRAMDSLYSIMGSQAEINQSVLENSGIVKGESDQIKVAADEQRGAVREITDVITQINEHTINTAAGAEEMSSSAKNLSITADKLKGICDQFQL, translated from the coding sequence ATGAAATTTAATAGCCTAAAGACTGTAATTGTCGCTTTGAGTGTGGCCGTGATTATGGTCCTTACCTTAGGAATTTCCTCATTTGCATACATCATAGGCAAAACCTACATTGTAGATGCTTATATTGGTGAAATGAAAAATGTAGCAAGGCTCTCTGGAAAACAGATTCAGAATTTTTTTGACCAACAATTTATATTGGCCGAATTGAATGCCTCTAACCCAGAATTTGCTGAACGATGTATCAAAAAAGATCGTAAGTATCTAGATCCACTCCTTGCCAATTTGAGCCAAAAATTCGGAGTCTATGAAAACGTTTTTTTATCCACAGCAGAAGAAAACCCAATCGTTTTTTCCGATGCAACGGGGAAGGCCATTGGGTTTCGTTGGGGAAATACGGGCTTCAATGAAAATATCAAAGCCGTACTCCAAGGAAAACCTCTTTTAAGTAAGGTGAATCGTTCCCCTGTCACCCAGGAACCTGTCGCAGTTTTAACCATGCCAGTATTCCAAGGCAAACAAGTGGTAGCTATTTTTGCTTTTGCGATTTCTTTAAACCACCTAACTGATGAAGTGGTGAAGGATGTTAAAATCGGAAAGGAAGGTTTTGTTGCCATCACGGATAAAGAAGGCCAGGTCATTGGGCATCCTGATAAATCATTAATTCTAAAACTGGATCTCCAAAAGCTAGACTGGGGGAAAAAATTACTCCAATTAAAGACAGATGAACATATGGAATATTTTTTTGGAAAAGAAAAGATAGCAACCGTATATGATCTAAATCAATATAATATTCGTTTGGCGACCATTGCAACAAAAAGTGAGATTCTTGCCGTTGTTCACGATATGTTGCTAAAGATAGGAATTTTTGCCATCGCCATTTTGAGTATGTCTATTTTTGCACTTTCTCGGCTGATTACACAAAGGCTAAAACCCATTTCTGGCCTTCGTGATCTTTTCAAAAAAATGTCTTCTGGAGACCTAAGCCAATCTTTAAAAATAACACACGATGATGAAATTGGTGAGCTCAGTGGAGATACTAATTCCTTTTTGGTAAGTCTTAGAAAAATTGTTTCTGAGATTCAATATATTTCACAAGAACTTGCAACCAGTGCAAGCCAACTCTCTACTAGTTCTGATAGTTTTTCTGGAGGAGCACAAGCAACAGCTGCCTCCACCGAACAGATGTCAGCCACTGTAGAAGAAATGTCTGCCAGTATGGAAAACATCACAGGTTCCATCGATATCCAACACAATAACATTTCCCAGTTTCAAATTAAGATTCAAGAGTTAGCGAATAGTGTAAAACAAGTCGCAGACGAAATCAATCATACCCTCAACCGAATGAAATCGATCTCGAGCCAAGCAAAAGAAGGAGAGCAGTCGCTTACCGGTATGAATGATATGATTAGCAATATATTGAAATCATCCGATGAGATGAAGGCAATCATTGCGATCATCAACGAAATTTCAGACCAGACTCAACTTTTGGCACTTAATGCCTCGATTGAAGCGGCACGTGCTGGGGATGCGGGAAGAGGATTTGCAGTCGTAGCAGAAGAGATTTCCAAACTCTCTATCCGAACTGCCTCTTCGATCAAATCCATTTCGGAAATGATTAACAAAAACTCAAAAGAGTTGGATGGGGGTGCAAAAAGTATCCAGTCTTCGACTTCGCTGATCCAAGAGATCATTAAAAGCATCAATGATGTATCCCGAGCCATGGATTCGCTTTATAGCATCATGGGTTCTCAAGCAGAGATCAACCAATCGGTTTTGGAAAACTCAGGGATTGTCAAAGGGGAATCGGACCAAATCAAAGTCGCGGCCGACGAACAAAGGGGAGCGGTAAGGGAGATTACCGATGTGATCACTCAAATCAATGAACATACCATCAACACGGCAGCGGGGGCGGAAGAAATGTCCTCTTCAGCAAAAAACCTTTCCATTACCGCAGACAAATTGAAGGGGATTTGCGACCAGTTCCAATTGTAG
- a CDS encoding DUF3052 domain-containing protein, protein MSAGYSGKPLVEKLGIKENMILHLINLPSKDFMKDWGTFPKNIQILDKPKPGLDMIHFFTISSKEFQQKLPKLMGQIKPTGMIWISWPKKTSKIPSDMNENLIRDFALSLGLVDIKVCAVDDVWSGLKLVIRKENR, encoded by the coding sequence ATGTCAGCTGGATATTCGGGAAAACCACTCGTCGAAAAACTGGGAATCAAAGAAAACATGATTCTTCACTTAATCAACCTTCCCTCCAAAGACTTTATGAAGGATTGGGGAACGTTCCCAAAGAATATTCAAATCCTAGACAAACCAAAGCCTGGATTGGATATGATTCATTTCTTTACGATATCCTCAAAAGAGTTTCAACAAAAATTACCAAAACTCATGGGACAGATCAAACCAACAGGAATGATCTGGATCTCTTGGCCAAAGAAGACCTCAAAAATTCCTTCCGATATGAATGAAAATCTGATCAGAGACTTTGCCTTAAGTTTAGGACTTGTTGATATTAAAGTTTGTGCTGTGGACGATGTTTGGTCCGGGCTGAAATTGGTCATCCGCAAGGAAAACAGGTAA
- a CDS encoding methyl-accepting chemotaxis protein: MLTIADLWKQGKIIINRIRFGLVLLFLLAMIGAKDEFQPKMFVIHMVGTCTMGFYCAIAYILEKKTNPPTWFHKSLILLDTLVLGGTIIMDCTLSLKEAQAALANAVVYFIFFFNAIYSGFLGDRKFVLLNSFIGAVTSAVALYFAVNISGIKLSVDPELSRQMGYVGLAGEVMKPIFIMIAGYIVSLLVQLLTKISSLAEIKADEAELLLDQTKERNKISANAAVKLESSITNFSNFVSQTSLKLESQAASLEEITAVISELSSSFESNGSSIEEQNSKVQGMVSDTEILKETVDQILVQSERLVEIAEINKKESMSVTEVADQTAAHLEAIQSSFDQVNEINNIVAEIGEKTNLLALNASIEAARAGDVGKGFAVVANEVSKLAEFTKNNVKRISIVVKSSKEIIANARNASKSTGELAKSQIDRLNQTLVEIQDMNRLYIEQRNTLSAILLELGQIRELSKQISESTKEQLLGQKEASKGIVQLEMEVNEISRASKDLEEHIEMIKGEANKLASMSQS; the protein is encoded by the coding sequence GTGTTAACAATTGCAGATCTTTGGAAACAAGGGAAAATCATAATCAACAGAATCAGATTTGGATTAGTTCTTTTATTCCTTCTCGCTATGATCGGGGCAAAAGACGAATTCCAACCCAAGATGTTTGTAATCCATATGGTGGGAACTTGCACCATGGGATTCTATTGTGCAATTGCTTATATCTTAGAAAAAAAAACAAACCCTCCTACTTGGTTCCACAAATCATTGATCTTGCTTGATACCTTGGTTCTTGGTGGAACTATTATCATGGATTGTACCCTTAGTTTAAAAGAGGCTCAGGCCGCTTTAGCAAATGCAGTGGTCTATTTTATCTTTTTCTTCAATGCAATTTATTCAGGATTTTTAGGTGATCGTAAGTTTGTTTTGTTAAATTCTTTTATCGGAGCCGTTACTTCAGCAGTTGCGTTGTATTTTGCCGTGAATATTTCAGGAATCAAACTTTCTGTAGATCCTGAATTGTCCCGCCAAATGGGTTATGTTGGTTTAGCAGGCGAAGTGATGAAACCTATTTTTATCATGATCGCCGGATACATTGTAAGTTTACTTGTCCAACTACTAACAAAAATTAGCTCTCTTGCAGAAATCAAAGCCGACGAAGCAGAACTACTATTAGATCAAACCAAAGAAAGAAATAAGATTTCTGCCAATGCCGCTGTAAAACTAGAAAGTTCGATCACTAACTTTAGTAACTTTGTCTCACAAACATCTCTGAAACTAGAATCGCAAGCAGCTTCCTTAGAAGAAATCACAGCAGTCATTTCCGAACTTTCCAGCTCTTTTGAATCCAATGGATCTTCCATTGAGGAACAAAACAGCAAAGTACAAGGAATGGTATCAGATACAGAGATATTAAAAGAAACTGTAGATCAAATCCTAGTTCAAAGTGAACGTTTGGTAGAAATTGCAGAGATCAATAAAAAAGAAAGTATGTCTGTAACTGAAGTGGCTGACCAAACTGCTGCCCATTTAGAAGCCATCCAATCTTCCTTTGACCAAGTCAATGAGATCAATAATATCGTTGCTGAAATTGGTGAAAAGACAAACTTACTTGCGTTAAATGCTTCCATTGAAGCGGCAAGAGCCGGTGATGTTGGAAAAGGATTTGCCGTTGTGGCAAACGAAGTGAGTAAACTTGCCGAGTTTACAAAAAACAACGTAAAACGAATTTCCATTGTTGTCAAAAGTTCCAAAGAAATCATCGCCAATGCAAGAAATGCCTCTAAAAGCACTGGGGAATTGGCAAAATCTCAAATTGATCGATTGAACCAAACCTTGGTCGAAATCCAAGATATGAATCGATTGTATATCGAACAGAGAAACACTTTATCTGCTATTTTATTGGAACTAGGACAAATCAGAGAACTCTCCAAACAAATATCCGAATCCACCAAAGAACAGTTACTTGGTCAAAAAGAAGCATCTAAAGGAATTGTCCAACTAGAAATGGAGGTCAACGAAATCAGTCGTGCCTCCAAAGATCTTGAAGAACATATTGAAATGATCAAAGGTGAAGCAAATAAATTGGCCTCCATGAGCCAGAGTTAG
- a CDS encoding alpha/beta hydrolase, with translation MTTNSTIVRTLNKTYPIPMEEKWAFARRKPIFFGYVAAQYFLSTQKQKPSRKEMDVLALADQKEFKEKEHRIQYFHWKGKGETVLLIHGWNGNTGNFSRIIPALLEEGYNVLGIDLPGHGFSSGRYSNIVLSAKMVRRLVSDIGNPNFIITHSFGGAVATVAQELGVSASKLVYIAPPLRLEILRKSFSEYYQLTPEEQESMRSVLERKVKQPLSSLDLGAAGPKFNNSLLVIHDEDDVEIPFSMGLAVSRAWKKSKLVQTKGLGHKMILRTESVKEEIVNFLKEG, from the coding sequence ATGACAACAAATAGCACGATCGTTCGTACTTTAAATAAAACCTATCCCATTCCCATGGAAGAAAAATGGGCCTTTGCCAGAAGAAAACCAATTTTTTTTGGTTATGTAGCTGCTCAATATTTTCTATCTACTCAAAAACAAAAACCATCCCGTAAAGAAATGGATGTGTTGGCACTGGCAGACCAAAAAGAATTCAAAGAAAAAGAACACCGCATCCAATACTTTCATTGGAAGGGAAAAGGAGAAACTGTTCTTCTCATTCATGGTTGGAATGGAAATACAGGAAATTTCTCAAGGATTATACCTGCACTTTTGGAAGAAGGTTACAATGTTTTGGGAATCGATTTGCCAGGGCATGGATTTTCTTCTGGCAGGTATTCCAATATTGTTCTTTCTGCGAAGATGGTGCGTAGACTCGTTAGTGATATCGGTAATCCAAATTTTATCATTACACATTCTTTTGGTGGGGCTGTAGCAACCGTAGCACAGGAATTAGGTGTTAGCGCCAGCAAATTAGTTTATATTGCCCCGCCATTACGATTGGAAATTTTAAGAAAGAGTTTTAGTGAATACTATCAATTGACTCCAGAAGAACAAGAATCAATGCGTTCGGTTCTAGAACGCAAGGTCAAACAACCTCTAAGCAGTTTGGATTTAGGAGCAGCGGGTCCTAAATTTAACAACTCACTTCTTGTCATTCATGACGAGGATGATGTAGAAATTCCATTTTCTATGGGTCTTGCCGTTTCAAGAGCATGGAAAAAATCTAAATTAGTACAAACCAAAGGACTTGGTCACAAGATGATTTTGCGAACCGAAAGTGTTAAGGAAGAAATCGTAAACTTTTTAAAAGAGGGTTAA
- a CDS encoding TetR/AcrR family transcriptional regulator has translation MGKGEDTKSMILEKAVQVASVQGLQGLTIGTLADELGMSKSGLFAKFASKENLQIEVLRVGSELFRRNVVYPALKTKPGLQRLKTAFHMWLSWAHTDSLPGGCLFLSSSSEFDDRPGVVRDHLKKTQLSWQKTLKQFVQDAKDTLELDTNTNVDKMVQEIWGLILAFHFYNRLLEDKNSEKRTKQSFNELIKRFQNED, from the coding sequence ATGGGCAAAGGTGAGGATACAAAATCGATGATTTTGGAAAAGGCAGTCCAGGTGGCGAGTGTCCAAGGATTACAAGGACTCACCATTGGAACCTTGGCCGATGAATTGGGGATGTCCAAAAGTGGACTTTTTGCCAAATTTGCCTCCAAAGAAAACTTGCAAATCGAAGTGCTGAGAGTGGGAAGTGAACTCTTTCGAAGAAATGTTGTGTACCCAGCTCTCAAAACCAAACCAGGATTACAAAGATTAAAAACTGCGTTTCATATGTGGTTGTCGTGGGCACATACAGATAGTTTGCCTGGTGGTTGTTTGTTTTTATCTTCTAGTTCTGAATTTGATGATAGGCCAGGAGTTGTCAGGGATCATTTGAAAAAAACGCAACTCAGTTGGCAAAAAACTCTAAAACAATTTGTTCAAGATGCAAAAGACACTTTAGAGTTAGATACAAATACCAATGTTGATAAGATGGTACAGGAAATTTGGGGGCTTATCTTGGCCTTTCATTTTTACAACCGACTTTTAGAAGACAAAAATAGCGAAAAAAGAACCAAACAAAGTTTTAACGAATTAATCAAACGATTTCAAAATGAAGATTAG
- a CDS encoding AAA family ATPase, with product MARKKESEFSSIIRSLSQGGRESEVETRLVVPLIHHLGYTGENFKDKVTLKGVGEADFVCYVDQIPYLTIEAKSNAVNLSDPNAKSYLDAKFQLFAYMKSDGLSNVPYGLLINGKNVQVFQRKNKVIFPLTEILSLENGTDKTILLLKKILKKPSSYQNQKKPLIVSIYNNKGGVGKTVTTGNFAGVLSEKGKNVLLIDLDPQQRDLTDSFKLDVKKTDTPTSIFDILLGKEIKGGINTIRIRKNLHIIKGDERFDSSAHATKVITQTLIKKFRKLLDMFGTKGNFDYILIDCPTNWSFFSKIGVSVSDAVLIPVNYQAAQAIHNAVQVLDKFIPEVWLERKGSGPEVLPILFNNAYTDPTSKKHFDNVRKDEIRKLTKDKWYAHLFDEVIEIRHHHEIATSLFLHMDQNGPSPYTLKNKQTKIFKEYEEILETIFGS from the coding sequence ATGGCACGAAAAAAAGAGAGTGAGTTCAGTTCCATCATCCGTTCCTTAAGTCAAGGTGGACGTGAATCTGAAGTCGAAACTCGCCTTGTAGTTCCCTTGATCCATCACCTTGGTTATACTGGTGAGAATTTTAAAGACAAAGTGACTTTGAAAGGAGTTGGCGAAGCAGATTTTGTTTGTTATGTGGATCAGATTCCGTATCTAACGATAGAGGCAAAATCAAACGCAGTCAATTTATCCGATCCAAACGCAAAGTCCTATCTAGATGCAAAGTTTCAACTCTTCGCCTATATGAAGTCAGATGGTTTGTCTAATGTTCCGTATGGACTTCTTATCAATGGAAAAAATGTCCAGGTGTTCCAAAGGAAAAACAAAGTTATTTTTCCACTCACCGAAATTCTAAGCTTAGAAAATGGCACAGATAAAACAATCTTACTTCTTAAAAAAATTCTAAAAAAACCATCGAGTTATCAGAATCAGAAAAAACCGCTCATTGTATCAATTTATAATAATAAAGGGGGAGTGGGTAAAACGGTAACTACTGGGAATTTTGCCGGTGTTCTTTCTGAAAAAGGAAAAAATGTACTCCTTATCGATTTAGATCCTCAGCAACGGGATCTTACAGATTCATTCAAATTAGATGTTAAAAAGACCGATACTCCTACTAGTATTTTTGATATTCTGCTAGGGAAAGAAATTAAGGGCGGAATCAATACGATTCGTATTAGAAAAAATCTTCATATCATTAAAGGGGATGAACGTTTTGATAGTTCCGCCCATGCAACAAAAGTGATCACACAAACTTTGATTAAAAAATTCCGAAAACTTTTAGATATGTTTGGCACAAAAGGAAATTTTGACTATATACTAATCGATTGTCCAACTAACTGGAGTTTCTTTAGTAAAATTGGAGTTTCTGTTTCGGATGCTGTTTTAATCCCAGTGAATTATCAGGCAGCCCAGGCCATTCATAATGCTGTGCAAGTTTTAGATAAGTTTATTCCGGAAGTTTGGTTAGAGAGAAAGGGTAGTGGGCCTGAAGTTTTACCAATTTTATTTAACAATGCATACACAGACCCTACAAGTAAAAAACATTTTGACAATGTTCGGAAAGATGAAATTCGCAAGTTAACCAAAGACAAATGGTATGCGCATCTTTTTGATGAAGTTATCGAAATTAGACACCATCATGAAATCGCAACATCTTTGTTTTTACATATGGATCAAAATGGACCTTCGCCCTATACATTAAAAAACAAACAGACAAAGATTTTCAAAGAGTATGAAGAGATTTTGGAAACAATTTTTGGAAGTTGA